The following coding sequences lie in one Pseudomonas monsensis genomic window:
- a CDS encoding ABC-type transport auxiliary lipoprotein family protein — translation MKLTHFALLAGFSLLGACSILPQADPSDVYRLPPAQAPASASSAAAQSWSLRLNKLQASEALNRPTIAVIPQGDVISSYKGSRWSDPAPVLVRNRLLDGFVRDGRVTLLSTDDSNFAADLELGGSLQAFQTEYQGSQASAVVRVDALLVRGYDQKILASRRFEERQPLSDVQVPAVVAGFGQASDRLTAKVVAWAVDQGQKLAPPKP, via the coding sequence ATGAAGCTGACTCACTTCGCCCTCCTCGCCGGTTTCTCGCTGCTCGGCGCGTGCTCGATCCTGCCTCAGGCCGATCCGTCGGACGTGTATCGCCTGCCACCGGCCCAGGCGCCCGCCTCGGCCAGCTCAGCCGCCGCTCAGTCCTGGTCGCTGCGACTGAACAAGCTGCAGGCCAGCGAGGCGTTGAACCGGCCGACCATTGCAGTGATTCCGCAGGGTGATGTGATCAGCAGCTACAAAGGCTCGCGCTGGAGCGATCCGGCACCGGTGCTGGTGCGCAATCGACTGCTCGATGGCTTTGTGCGTGATGGCCGGGTGACGTTGCTGAGTACCGATGACAGCAACTTTGCGGCGGATCTGGAGCTGGGCGGCAGTTTGCAGGCGTTTCAGACCGAGTATCAGGGCAGTCAGGCCAGCGCTGTGGTGCGGGTCGATGCGTTGCTGGTGCGTGGCTATGACCAGAAGATTCTCGCCAGCCGCCGCTTTGAAGAGCGTCAGCCGCTGAGCGATGTGCAGGTGCCAGCGGTGGTTGCGGGGTTTGGCCAGGCCAGTGATCGGCTGACCGCCAAAGTCGTGGCTTGGGCTGTAGACCAAGGCCAAAAACTCGCCCCCCCAAAACCTTAA
- a CDS encoding M16 family metallopeptidase has translation MRCLLFACLLLGSLPAFAVDRFQVEGYALPNGLQLLLKPGTERGHVAIRLVVGVGLDDFDCDEKELPHLLEHLLFSGVDATGEGGLEERMQALGGEWNAFTSNADTTFVIEAPAKNQRKVLDLLLGLLTQTRIDDNAINAAKRVVEREDGGHYTRLQRFLDRQDLGHTASNQLAVELGLKCPQRAEVGHLTQAQLEKVRKTWYAPNNMSLIVVGELDKLLPAYLERTWGALEAVDPAEHRELPDIRTSAAHERTLTRGFIGDSAKLHWLVPEPVLDDQYDETFDILKDYLDWALYRQIRLNHGLSYGPWAEREVFGGVGFMSLNADVDRDDLAEAQQVLEDLKADLLKNGLDPDTFARIKQAAIAHQAWAVQGNSAMADYYWSALGDYEDGRFANPARELQGVTLETANKAMRELLLQPGYLRIEKPLISDDEALWLIAGGLGLVLLGLIGWRLHRRKSAGH, from the coding sequence ATGCGTTGCCTGTTGTTCGCCTGTCTGTTGCTCGGTTCCCTGCCCGCCTTCGCCGTTGATCGCTTTCAGGTCGAAGGCTATGCGCTGCCCAATGGTTTGCAGCTGTTGCTCAAGCCCGGCACCGAACGCGGGCATGTGGCGATCCGCCTGGTGGTCGGCGTCGGCCTCGACGATTTCGACTGCGATGAAAAAGAGCTGCCGCACCTGCTGGAACACCTGCTGTTCAGTGGCGTCGACGCTACTGGCGAAGGCGGACTGGAAGAGCGCATGCAGGCGCTGGGCGGCGAGTGGAACGCATTCACCAGCAACGCCGACACCACGTTCGTCATCGAAGCCCCGGCGAAGAACCAGCGCAAGGTGCTCGACCTGCTGCTCGGCCTGCTGACTCAGACCCGCATTGACGACAACGCGATCAACGCCGCCAAACGCGTGGTCGAGCGCGAGGACGGCGGCCATTACACGCGTCTGCAGCGTTTTCTCGACCGCCAGGATCTGGGCCACACCGCGAGCAATCAACTGGCGGTGGAACTGGGCCTGAAATGCCCGCAACGTGCGGAAGTCGGTCACCTGACCCAGGCGCAACTGGAGAAGGTGCGCAAGACCTGGTACGCGCCGAACAACATGTCCCTGATCGTCGTCGGCGAGCTCGATAAACTGCTGCCGGCCTATCTGGAGCGCACCTGGGGCGCGCTCGAAGCCGTGGACCCGGCCGAGCACCGTGAGCTGCCGGACATCCGCACCAGTGCGGCCCATGAACGCACGCTCACTCGCGGCTTCATCGGCGACAGTGCCAAGCTGCACTGGCTGGTGCCGGAGCCGGTGCTCGACGATCAGTACGACGAAACCTTCGACATCCTCAAGGACTACCTCGACTGGGCGCTGTACCGGCAGATCCGCCTGAACCACGGTTTGTCCTACGGGCCATGGGCCGAGCGTGAGGTGTTTGGCGGGGTCGGTTTCATGAGTCTCAATGCCGACGTGGATCGCGATGACCTTGCCGAAGCGCAACAGGTGCTGGAAGACCTGAAGGCCGACTTGCTGAAAAACGGCCTCGACCCCGACACCTTCGCCCGGATCAAACAGGCCGCCATCGCCCATCAGGCCTGGGCCGTGCAAGGCAACAGCGCGATGGCTGATTATTACTGGAGCGCGCTGGGCGACTACGAGGACGGGCGCTTTGCCAACCCCGCCCGCGAGCTGCAAGGCGTGACGCTGGAAACGGCAAACAAGGCCATGCGCGAATTGCTGTTGCAGCCGGGGTATCTGCGGATCGAGAAGCCGTTGATCAGTGATGATGAGGCGCTGTGGCTGATTGCCGGCGGTCTCGGCCTGGTGTTGCTGGGGCTGATTGGCTGGCGCCTGCACCGCCGAAAATCCGCCGGACACTGA
- a CDS encoding Na/Pi cotransporter family protein → MLTLLNLLSAVALLIWGTHIVRTGILRVYGTNLRHVIGQNMSKRWLAFVAGIVVTSMVQSSNATAMLVTSFVGQGLMALTPALATMLGADVGTALMARVLTFDLSWLSPLLIFLGVIFFLSRKQTRLGQMGRVSIGLGLIILALQLIVEAAAPITHAQGVKVIFASLTGDILLDALVGALFAMISYSSLAAVLLTATLAGASVISLPVAIGLVIGANIGSGILAFMSTSMQNAAGRQVALGSLLYKLIGLLLIIPVLDPLVHWMDGLDFSPQEMVIGFHLLYNTARCLILLPSVAPMARLCAWLLPERPEVNGTARPRHLDATALSTPSLALANAARETLRMGDLLENMLDATLAVLRGKQTAVTQEIRSLSDDIESLYSAIKLYLAQMPREDLGEQDSRRWAEIIELAINLKLASDLIERMLRKIQQQKTSQRRSFSEEGLEDLTGLQQQLTANLRLGLSVFLSSDKESARQLLREKRRFRAQERRLAHAHVSRLQRKIVQSLETSSLHLELIADMKRLNSLFCSSAYVVLETTDTGALEADDIADITHSP, encoded by the coding sequence ATGCTCACCCTGCTCAATCTGCTTTCCGCCGTGGCCTTGTTGATCTGGGGCACGCACATCGTCCGGACCGGCATCCTGCGGGTGTACGGCACCAACCTGCGCCACGTCATTGGTCAAAACATGTCCAAGCGCTGGCTCGCCTTTGTCGCCGGCATCGTCGTCACCTCGATGGTGCAGAGCAGCAACGCCACCGCGATGCTCGTGACGTCTTTCGTTGGCCAGGGCCTGATGGCGCTGACCCCGGCGCTGGCGACCATGCTCGGCGCCGACGTCGGGACCGCGCTGATGGCGCGGGTGCTGACGTTCGATCTGTCGTGGCTGTCGCCGCTGCTGATCTTTCTCGGGGTGATTTTCTTCCTCTCGCGCAAACAGACGCGGCTTGGGCAGATGGGCCGGGTCAGCATCGGTCTGGGGTTGATCATTCTCGCGCTGCAACTGATCGTCGAGGCCGCCGCACCGATCACCCACGCCCAAGGGGTGAAAGTGATTTTCGCCTCGCTCACCGGCGACATCCTCCTCGACGCCCTGGTCGGCGCCTTGTTCGCGATGATTTCCTACTCCAGCCTCGCCGCCGTGCTGCTGACCGCGACCCTTGCTGGCGCCAGCGTGATCAGCCTGCCGGTGGCGATCGGCCTGGTGATCGGTGCCAACATCGGCAGCGGCATTCTGGCGTTCATGAGCACCAGCATGCAGAACGCCGCCGGCCGGCAAGTGGCGCTGGGCAGCCTGCTGTACAAACTGATCGGCCTGCTGCTGATCATTCCGGTGCTCGATCCGCTGGTGCACTGGATGGACGGGCTGGATTTCAGCCCGCAGGAAATGGTCATTGGCTTCCATCTGCTCTACAACACCGCGCGGTGCCTGATTCTGCTGCCGTCGGTGGCGCCAATGGCGCGACTCTGCGCATGGCTGCTGCCTGAGCGGCCGGAGGTCAACGGCACGGCCAGGCCACGCCATCTCGACGCCACCGCGTTGTCGACGCCGAGTCTGGCCCTGGCCAATGCCGCGCGGGAAACCCTGCGCATGGGTGATCTGCTGGAAAACATGCTCGACGCCACTCTCGCCGTGTTGCGCGGCAAGCAAACGGCGGTCACTCAGGAAATCCGCTCGTTGAGCGATGACATCGAGTCGCTTTACAGCGCGATCAAACTGTATCTCGCGCAAATGCCCCGCGAAGACCTTGGTGAGCAAGACAGCCGGCGCTGGGCCGAGATCATCGAACTGGCGATCAACCTGAAACTGGCCAGTGATCTGATCGAACGCATGCTGCGCAAGATTCAGCAGCAGAAGACCTCACAGCGGCGTTCGTTTTCCGAAGAGGGGCTGGAGGACCTGACCGGTCTGCAACAGCAATTGACCGCCAACCTGCGCCTGGGCCTGTCGGTGTTTCTCAGCAGCGACAAGGAAAGCGCCCGCCAGTTGTTGCGCGAGAAACGTCGCTTTCGTGCACAGGAACGGCGTCTGGCCCATGCCCATGTCAGCCGTTTGCAACGTAAGATCGTGCAGAGTCTGGAAACCAGTTCATTGCACCTGGAGCTGATTGCGGATATGAAGCGCTTGAATTCGCTGTTTTGCAGCAGTGCTTACGTGGTGCTGGAAACGACGGATACCGGGGCGCTGGAAGCGGATGATATTGCCGACATTACGCATTCGCCTTGA
- a CDS encoding TerC family protein, whose product MDWLTNPEIWVAFFTLTALEIVLGIDNIIMISILVSRMPKHMQQRTRIFGLGLAMITRILLLLSITWVMRLTADLFVVFGQGISGRDLILFFGGLFLLWKSSQEMYHALEGEDESDETPGGKGGNFLYTIIQIAIIDIVFSLDSVITAVGMVSHVPVMVAAIVVAVLVMMAASGKISEFIDKHPSLKMLALSFLLVVGTVLIAESFDVHVPKGYVYFAMAFSLAVEAINIKLRGAMAKKKQQQDPVKLRKDIPGQ is encoded by the coding sequence ATGGATTGGCTGACCAACCCCGAAATCTGGGTTGCCTTCTTTACCCTGACCGCCCTCGAAATCGTTCTGGGCATCGATAACATCATCATGATTTCGATCTTGGTCAGCCGCATGCCCAAGCACATGCAGCAGCGCACGCGCATCTTCGGCCTGGGCCTGGCGATGATCACGCGGATCCTGTTGTTGCTGTCGATCACCTGGGTCATGCGCCTGACCGCCGACCTGTTCGTGGTGTTTGGCCAGGGCATTTCCGGGCGCGACCTGATCCTGTTCTTCGGTGGCCTGTTCCTTTTGTGGAAGAGCTCGCAAGAGATGTACCACGCGCTGGAAGGCGAAGACGAAAGCGACGAAACCCCCGGTGGCAAGGGCGGCAACTTCCTGTACACCATCATTCAGATCGCAATCATCGACATCGTGTTCTCGCTGGACTCGGTGATCACCGCTGTCGGCATGGTGTCCCACGTGCCGGTGATGGTCGCGGCGATCGTCGTCGCCGTGCTGGTGATGATGGCCGCCTCGGGCAAGATCAGCGAATTCATCGACAAGCACCCGTCGCTGAAAATGCTCGCGCTGTCGTTCCTGCTGGTGGTGGGTACCGTACTGATCGCCGAGTCGTTCGACGTGCATGTACCGAAGGGCTACGTCTACTTCGCCATGGCGTTCTCGCTGGCCGTTGAAGCGATCAACATCAAGCTGCGCGGCGCGATGGCCAAGAAGAAACAGCAGCAAGATCCAGTGAAACTGCGCAAGGACATTCCGGGGCAGTAA
- a CDS encoding MlaD family protein, with protein METRAHHVLIGLFTVIVVAGALLFGLFLAKSSVDTEFKDYEIVFSEAVSGLSKGSPVQYSGIKVGDVINLRLDPKDPRRVLARIRLGGDTPVKEDTQAKLALAGITGTSIIQLSGGTPESPKLRGHDGNLPTIVASPSPISRLLNDSNDLMSGITALLSNANQMFSPENVERVSNTLAHLEQTTGSINDQRGDLRQAMQQLASVGKQASNMLEQTSLLMRNANGLLNDQGKQALGSAEQAMKSLEQSSATINTLLSKNENSLDNGMQGLNGLAPAIRELRETLTSLRAISQRLEANPSGYLLGRDKNKEFTP; from the coding sequence ATGGAAACCCGAGCCCATCATGTGTTGATCGGCCTGTTCACCGTGATAGTGGTGGCTGGCGCCCTGCTCTTCGGTCTGTTCCTGGCCAAGTCCAGTGTCGACACCGAGTTCAAGGATTACGAGATTGTCTTCAGCGAGGCGGTCAGCGGGCTGTCCAAGGGCAGCCCGGTGCAGTACAGCGGGATCAAGGTCGGCGATGTGATCAATCTGCGCCTTGATCCCAAAGATCCACGGCGCGTGCTGGCGCGGATTCGTCTGGGCGGCGACACGCCGGTCAAGGAGGACACCCAGGCCAAACTGGCGCTGGCCGGGATCACCGGTACGTCGATCATCCAGCTCAGCGGCGGCACACCGGAGAGCCCGAAGCTGCGTGGCCATGACGGCAACCTGCCGACCATCGTTGCGTCGCCCTCGCCTATTTCGCGGCTGCTCAATGACAGTAACGATTTGATGAGCGGCATCACCGCGCTGCTGAGCAATGCCAATCAGATGTTTTCCCCGGAGAACGTCGAGCGCGTCAGCAACACCCTGGCCCATCTGGAGCAGACCACCGGCTCGATCAACGATCAGCGCGGCGACCTGCGCCAGGCCATGCAGCAACTGGCGAGTGTCGGCAAACAGGCCAGCAACATGCTCGAGCAGACGTCGCTTCTGATGCGCAACGCCAATGGCCTGCTCAACGATCAGGGCAAACAGGCGCTCGGCAGTGCCGAGCAGGCGATGAAGTCGCTGGAACAGAGCAGCGCGACGATCAACACGTTGCTGAGCAAGAACGAAAATTCCCTCGACAACGGCATGCAGGGCCTCAATGGCCTGGCCCCGGCCATCCGCGAACTGCGCGAGACGCTGACCTCGCTGCGCGCCATTTCCCAACGCCTTGAAGCCAACCCCAGCGGTTACTTGCTGGGCCGTGACAAGAACAAGGAATTCACGCCATGA
- a CDS encoding DUF5924 family protein: MPKIPDLIQRILELMKRYPGVIALGGFISGVGSFILVDRQQGLASWITIIMLLSWIWLMLENTLTGLFTRIFKREIPQPLLRYATQMIHQESLFFVLPFFFITTTWNSGQLIFTGLLCIAALISIVDPLYYKWLAPRRWAFLALHTLTLFAALLTALPVIMHLTTAQSFKWALGTAVVLSFPSLASIFPIRTVRNALAILCITFGIGAVGWTLRSWVPPATLWMTDVAISTQLQDRTPGASLDEVSAEQIRNGGLYAYTAINAPRGLDERIYHVWQFNGQEVDRIALDIHGGRKEGYRAWTHKQNFPGNPAGKWQVRVLTEDGQVIGVLRFEVTDSTATKEK; this comes from the coding sequence ATGCCAAAAATCCCCGACCTGATCCAGCGCATTCTCGAACTGATGAAGCGCTATCCCGGGGTCATTGCGCTTGGCGGTTTCATCTCCGGGGTCGGCAGTTTCATTCTGGTCGATCGCCAGCAGGGGCTGGCGAGCTGGATCACCATCATCATGCTGCTGAGCTGGATCTGGCTGATGCTGGAAAACACCCTGACCGGGCTGTTCACGCGGATCTTCAAGCGGGAAATTCCGCAACCGCTGCTGCGCTACGCAACGCAGATGATCCACCAGGAAAGCCTGTTTTTCGTCCTGCCGTTCTTCTTCATCACCACCACCTGGAACAGCGGCCAACTGATCTTCACCGGCCTGCTGTGCATCGCCGCGCTGATTTCGATTGTCGATCCGCTCTATTACAAATGGCTGGCGCCACGACGCTGGGCGTTTCTCGCGCTGCACACCCTGACCCTGTTCGCTGCCCTGCTCACCGCCCTGCCGGTGATCATGCACCTGACCACCGCGCAGAGTTTCAAATGGGCGCTGGGCACGGCGGTGGTGTTGTCGTTCCCGAGTCTGGCGTCGATCTTCCCGATCCGCACCGTGCGCAACGCGCTGGCCATTCTGTGCATCACTTTCGGCATCGGCGCGGTCGGCTGGACGCTACGCTCGTGGGTGCCGCCGGCGACGCTGTGGATGACCGACGTGGCGATCAGCACTCAGTTGCAGGACCGCACCCCCGGCGCCAGCCTCGACGAGGTCAGCGCCGAGCAGATCCGCAACGGCGGCCTCTACGCCTACACCGCGATCAATGCGCCGCGCGGGCTGGATGAGCGGATCTATCACGTGTGGCAGTTCAACGGCCAGGAAGTCGACCGCATTGCCCTCGATATCCACGGCGGGCGCAAGGAAGGCTACCGGGCGTGGACGCACAAGCAGAACTTCCCTGGCAACCCGGCCGGCAAATGGCAGGTGCGGGTGTTGACCGAGGATGGCCAGGTGATTGGCGTATTGCGCTTCGAAGTCACAGACAGCACAGCGACCAAAGAAAAGTAA
- a CDS encoding ABC transporter permease: protein MTSRSITGSAHLDTSISPARLRVIGDWTLAHYAELKHLSESLRGQYDANTPIDLNGLGTLDTAGASLLVELLGSERLGKSAEHPDCTLSSADRALLQTVYCSLTDFCVPIKEPEVSVSVQLLTRIGRAVDTVWQDTLQLLGFVGLILETIARNLFRPKRWRITPMIAHIEQTGLDAAPIVALLTFLVGAVVAFLGATVLASFGATIFTVDLVGFSFLREFGVLLTAILMAGRTASAFTAQIGSMKANEEIDAIRTLGLDPMELLVVPRVLAMLVALPMLTFLAMLCGIIGGGVVCAVSLGISPAMFLSLLQSDIGIQHFLVGLVKAPIFAFLIAAIGCLEGFKVSGSAESVGAHTTSAVVQSIFVVIVLDAVAALFFMEMGW, encoded by the coding sequence ATGACCAGCCGTTCGATCACCGGCAGTGCCCACCTGGACACGTCGATCAGCCCTGCCCGCCTGCGGGTCATCGGAGACTGGACGCTCGCCCATTACGCCGAGCTCAAGCACCTGAGCGAGTCGCTGCGCGGCCAGTACGACGCCAATACTCCGATCGACCTTAATGGCCTTGGCACCCTCGATACCGCCGGTGCCTCGTTGCTGGTGGAGTTGCTCGGTTCCGAGCGCCTGGGCAAGTCCGCCGAACATCCCGATTGCACCTTGTCCTCGGCCGACCGTGCCTTGTTGCAAACCGTTTACTGCTCGCTGACCGATTTCTGTGTACCGATCAAGGAGCCGGAAGTCAGCGTCAGCGTGCAATTGCTCACGCGCATCGGACGTGCCGTGGACACGGTCTGGCAGGACACCCTGCAACTGCTCGGCTTCGTCGGGCTGATTCTGGAAACCATCGCGCGTAACCTGTTTCGGCCCAAACGCTGGCGGATCACGCCGATGATCGCGCACATCGAACAGACCGGCCTCGACGCTGCGCCGATCGTGGCGCTGCTGACCTTTCTGGTCGGTGCGGTGGTGGCCTTTCTCGGCGCGACGGTGCTGGCCAGTTTCGGCGCGACGATCTTTACCGTGGACCTGGTGGGATTCTCCTTCCTGCGCGAATTCGGGGTGTTGCTCACGGCGATCCTGATGGCCGGGCGCACCGCCAGTGCCTTCACCGCGCAAATCGGCTCGATGAAGGCCAACGAAGAAATCGACGCGATCCGCACCCTCGGCCTCGACCCGATGGAACTGTTGGTGGTGCCGCGCGTGCTGGCGATGCTGGTGGCGCTGCCGATGCTGACGTTTCTGGCGATGCTCTGCGGGATCATCGGCGGTGGCGTGGTGTGTGCGGTGTCGTTGGGGATTTCGCCGGCGATGTTCCTTTCGCTGCTGCAAAGCGACATTGGCATCCAGCACTTTCTGGTCGGCTTGGTGAAGGCACCGATTTTCGCTTTCCTGATTGCCGCGATTGGTTGCCTGGAAGGTTTCAAGGTCAGTGGCAGCGCCGAGTCGGTCGGCGCGCACACCACGTCTGCGGTGGTGCAGTCGATTTTCGTGGTGATTGTGCTCGACGCGGTGGCCGCACTGTTCTTCATGGAGATGGGCTGGTGA
- a CDS encoding ABC transporter ATP-binding protein, which produces MSRLPRAPSEAVIEVRGLGNRFGSQSVHEHLDLDLYKGEILAVVGGSGSGKSVLLRSIVGLRQPSEGNVKVFGQNLPSLSEHERSLVERRFGVLFQKGALFSSLTVTENVALPLIEHAGLSRDDAEHLAAVKLALAGLPLSAADKYPASLSGGMIKRAALARALALDPDILFLDEPTAGLDPIGAAQFDQLILTLRDALGLSVFLVTHDLDTLYTITDRVAVLAQKKVLVAGPIDVVSETDDAWIHEYFHGPRGRSALDAAKLLNEV; this is translated from the coding sequence GTGAGTCGTCTACCCCGCGCGCCCTCGGAGGCGGTGATCGAAGTCCGTGGCCTGGGCAATCGCTTCGGTTCGCAAAGCGTGCACGAGCACCTCGATCTGGATTTGTACAAGGGCGAAATCCTTGCCGTGGTTGGCGGCTCGGGGAGTGGCAAGTCGGTGTTGCTGCGCAGCATCGTCGGTTTGCGCCAACCCAGCGAAGGCAACGTGAAAGTGTTCGGCCAGAACTTGCCGAGCCTGTCCGAACACGAGCGCTCGCTGGTCGAACGGCGGTTTGGCGTGCTGTTCCAGAAAGGCGCGTTGTTTTCCTCGCTGACGGTGACCGAGAACGTCGCCCTGCCCCTCATCGAACATGCAGGCCTGAGCCGCGACGATGCCGAACACCTGGCGGCGGTGAAACTGGCGTTGGCCGGGCTGCCGCTGTCGGCGGCGGACAAATACCCGGCCTCGCTGTCCGGCGGCATGATCAAACGCGCCGCGCTGGCCCGGGCGCTGGCGCTGGATCCGGACATTCTGTTTCTCGATGAACCCACCGCTGGTCTTGATCCGATTGGTGCGGCGCAATTCGATCAATTGATCCTGACCCTGCGCGATGCGCTCGGCCTCAGCGTGTTTCTGGTCACTCACGACCTCGACACGCTTTACACCATCACCGACCGCGTGGCGGTGCTGGCGCAGAAGAAAGTGCTGGTCGCCGGCCCCATCGACGTCGTCTCGGAAACCGACGACGCGTGGATTCACGAATACTTCCACGGCCCGCGCGGCCGCTCGGCGCTGGACGCCGCCAAACTGCTCAACGAGGTCTGA
- a CDS encoding CitMHS family transporter: protein MLTFLGFAMVITFMFLIMTKRLSALIALIIIPIIFALFGGFAPKIGPMMLEGITKLAPTGVMLMFAILYFALMIDSGLFDPAVRKILKLVKGDPLKVSVGTAVLALVVSLDGDGATTYMICVAAMLPLYSRIGMSPRIMAGLIILAGGVMNMTPWGGPTARAASALHVDPSDIFVPMIPAMAAGVVAILIIAYFYGKRERARLGELHLIGDEIDHSEISVSQFPDARRPKLIWFNGLLTLGLMCTLIAGLLPLPVLFMVAFSIAMIVNYPCLQMQKDRVAAHAGSVLSVVSLIFAAGIFTGILSGTGMVDAMSKSLLAVIPDFLGPYLAVITALVSMPFTFFMSNDAFYYGVLPVLSEAASHYGITAVEMARASIVGQPVHLLSPLVPSTYLLVALAGIEFGDHQRFTLKWAVLVCLCILVAALLLGTFPLFSTL, encoded by the coding sequence ATGCTGACTTTCCTTGGCTTCGCCATGGTCATCACGTTCATGTTCCTGATCATGACCAAGCGCCTGTCCGCGCTGATCGCCCTGATCATCATTCCGATCATCTTCGCTCTGTTCGGCGGTTTCGCGCCGAAGATCGGTCCGATGATGCTCGAAGGTATCACCAAGCTTGCGCCGACCGGCGTGATGCTGATGTTCGCCATTCTGTACTTCGCCCTGATGATCGACTCCGGCCTGTTCGACCCGGCCGTGCGCAAGATCCTCAAACTGGTCAAGGGCGACCCGCTGAAAGTTTCGGTCGGAACCGCCGTACTGGCGCTCGTCGTCTCCCTCGATGGTGACGGCGCGACCACTTACATGATCTGCGTGGCCGCCATGCTGCCACTGTACAGCCGCATCGGCATGAGCCCGCGAATCATGGCCGGCCTGATCATCCTCGCCGGTGGCGTGATGAACATGACCCCTTGGGGTGGCCCGACTGCCCGTGCCGCCAGTGCGCTGCATGTGGATCCGTCGGACATCTTCGTGCCGATGATCCCGGCAATGGCCGCCGGTGTGGTGGCGATCCTGATCATTGCCTACTTCTACGGCAAACGTGAGCGTGCGCGTCTGGGTGAGCTGCACCTGATTGGTGACGAGATCGATCACAGCGAAATCAGTGTGTCGCAGTTCCCGGATGCCCGTCGTCCGAAGCTGATCTGGTTTAACGGCCTGCTGACCCTGGGGCTGATGTGCACCCTGATCGCCGGCCTGCTGCCGCTGCCGGTGCTGTTCATGGTGGCGTTCAGTATCGCGATGATCGTCAACTACCCGTGCCTGCAAATGCAGAAGGACCGCGTCGCGGCTCACGCCGGCAGTGTGCTGTCGGTGGTCAGTCTGATTTTCGCGGCGGGGATCTTCACCGGTATCCTGTCCGGAACCGGGATGGTCGACGCCATGTCGAAAAGTCTGCTGGCAGTGATTCCGGATTTCCTCGGCCCGTACCTGGCGGTGATCACGGCGCTGGTGAGCATGCCGTTCACGTTCTTCATGTCGAACGACGCGTTCTACTACGGCGTGTTGCCGGTGCTCTCCGAAGCGGCCAGCCATTACGGCATCACCGCGGTGGAAATGGCCCGTGCCTCGATCGTCGGTCAGCCCGTCCACTTGTTGAGCCCGTTGGTGCCATCGACTTATCTGTTGGTCGCTTTGGCCGGTATCGAATTCGGTGACCACCAGCGCTTCACCTTGAAGTGGGCAGTTCTGGTCTGCCTGTGCATACTAGTGGCCGCCTTGCTGCTGGGGACGTTCCCGCTGTTCAGCACGTTGTAA